CCAGCGCGTCCCGCTCACCCTGGACGATCAAGGTCCGGGTCTTCAATGCCGCCAGGTGCTCGACCCGCGGTTTCTCCGGCTTGCCCACCGCATAGAAGGGATACCCCAGGCACACCAGCGCATCCGCGCCCAATTCATCGGCGAGCAGACTCGCCATGCGCCCGCCCATGGACTTGCCGCCAATGGCCAGCCTTCCAGCGACATAAGGCCGCACCGTGGCATACACCTCGCGCCAGCACTCCAGTAGCTTCGGTGCGGGGTTGGGTGGGCGCTTGCCCCCGTCCACCCGCCGCTGGGCCATGTAGGGAAACTCGAAACGCAACACGTTGACGCCCCGTGCGGCAAGGCGCGCGGCCATTTCCTCCATGAAGCCGCTGTCCATCGGCGCACCGGCGCCGTGGGCCAGGATCAAGGTCGCAGGCGTGGCTTCGACGCCCGGTTGCGCGGCCGTCCACAGCCAGCCATGTTGAGCCACGCACCGCGCCCATTGATCCCCGTCAATACTGGCCTTGTGCTGTTTGTCCATGCTTGCCTCGCTTTTAGTCTGCCTATAACTCCAGGCGAAGAACACCGCCCTGCCTTACGCAGGCGCTCACTTCGGCTGAACCGTGGATGGGGAACCATGAACACTTCTATCAGTACCGCCTACAACTACAAGGTGGTCCGCCAATTCGCCATTATGACGGTGGTGTGGGGCATCGTCGGCATGGGGCTCGGGGTTTTTCTCGCCGCCCAATTGGTCTGGCCGCAGCTCAACTTCGATTTGCCCTGGACCAGCTTCGGCCGCCTGCGCCCGCTGCACACCAACGCAGTAATCTTCGCTTTCGGCGGCTGCGCCCTGTTCGCCAGTTCGTTCTACTCGGTGCAACGTACCTGCCAGACTCAGTTGTTCGCGCCGAAAATCGCCGCGTTCTGCTTCTGGGGCTGGCAACTGGTGATCCTGCTGGCGGCCATCAGCCTGCCACTGGGCTACACCAGTTCCAAGGAATACGCCGAGCTGGAATGGCCGATCGACATCCTGATCACCATCGTCTGGGTTGCCTACGCCATCGTGTTCTTCGGCACCGTGGCCAAGCGCAACACCAAGCACATCTACGTCGGTAACTGGTTCTTCGGCGGGTTCATCCTGACCGTGGCGATCCTGCACATCGTCAACAACCTGGAACTGCCGGTGAGCTTCACCAAATCCTACTCGGTGTACGCCGGGGCTACCGATGCGATGGTGCAATGGTGGTACGGCCACAACGCCGTAGGCTTTTTCCTCACCGCAGGCTTTTTGGGGATGATGTACTACTTCGTGCCGAAACAGGCCGAGCGTCCGGTGTATTCCTATCGCTTGTCCATCGTGCAC
The sequence above is drawn from the Pseudomonas sp. St316 genome and encodes:
- a CDS encoding alpha/beta family hydrolase, coding for MDKQHKASIDGDQWARCVAQHGWLWTAAQPGVEATPATLILAHGAGAPMDSGFMEEMAARLAARGVNVLRFEFPYMAQRRVDGGKRPPNPAPKLLECWREVYATVRPYVAGRLAIGGKSMGGRMASLLADELGADALVCLGYPFYAVGKPEKPRVEHLAALKTRTLIVQGERDALGNRQAVQGYSLSPSIEVSWLVAGDHDLKPLKASGFSHEQHLEAAAQKVAGFLVQR
- the ccoN gene encoding cytochrome-c oxidase, cbb3-type subunit I, producing the protein MNTSISTAYNYKVVRQFAIMTVVWGIVGMGLGVFLAAQLVWPQLNFDLPWTSFGRLRPLHTNAVIFAFGGCALFASSFYSVQRTCQTQLFAPKIAAFCFWGWQLVILLAAISLPLGYTSSKEYAELEWPIDILITIVWVAYAIVFFGTVAKRNTKHIYVGNWFFGGFILTVAILHIVNNLELPVSFTKSYSVYAGATDAMVQWWYGHNAVGFFLTAGFLGMMYYFVPKQAERPVYSYRLSIVHFWALITLYIWAGPHHLHYTALPDWAQSLGMVMSLILLAPSWGGMINGMMTLSGAWHKLRSDPILRFLVVSLAFYGMSTFEGPMMAIKTVNALSHYTDWTIGHVHAGALGWVAMISIGALYHMIPKVFGRPQMHSIGLINAHFWLATIGTVLYIASMWVNGIAQGLMWRAVNEDGTLTYSFVETLVASHPGFVVRLVGGAVFLTGMLLMAYNTWRTVRAYQPAEAAAAAQMA